A genomic region of Streptomyces rimosus contains the following coding sequences:
- a CDS encoding FecCD family ABC transporter permease: MTDPTAKDRAARIPSPRPPADAGPCTDPAPTTASAPPPDVTPPDSLVLRTGALSWLFPRRGALVAVALGLLILVLVALGTFASSTGMGFAETLSGLFGTGDPATVMLVQDFRLPRIAVGVMVGAALGIAGCLTQTLAGNRLATPDIIGVNEGATAAVVASVVGSSTGMIGEWWLGPVGAVLAAALVVLCAGGAGHRGHRVLVVGIGVSTVVGAVTDLVMSRQNDNTAGGVFLWTVGSLSGRDWSVGTPLLLVLLFLLPFALAAGNRLQLLRFDDDTAAGLGVPVRRIRALALALAVLLSGAAAGVGGPIAFVALAAPVLADRLGGRSRVPVLASGLVGGALIAGADALGRVIAPVEIPVGVVTSVLGGPFLLWVLFRPERGTGRR, from the coding sequence ATGACGGACCCGACGGCGAAGGACCGGGCGGCCCGTATCCCCTCCCCCAGGCCGCCCGCCGATGCCGGGCCCTGTACGGACCCGGCCCCCACCACGGCTTCCGCACCTCCCCCGGACGTCACCCCGCCCGACAGCCTCGTCCTGCGGACCGGCGCCCTCTCCTGGCTGTTCCCCCGCCGCGGCGCGCTGGTCGCCGTGGCGCTGGGGCTGCTGATCCTGGTACTGGTCGCGCTGGGCACCTTCGCCAGCTCCACCGGCATGGGCTTCGCCGAAACGCTCTCCGGCCTGTTCGGTACGGGTGATCCGGCCACCGTGATGCTGGTCCAGGACTTCCGGCTGCCGCGGATCGCCGTCGGCGTCATGGTCGGCGCGGCGCTGGGCATCGCCGGCTGCCTCACCCAGACGCTGGCCGGCAACCGGCTCGCCACCCCCGACATCATCGGCGTGAACGAGGGCGCCACCGCGGCCGTCGTCGCCTCCGTCGTCGGATCGTCCACCGGCATGATCGGCGAATGGTGGCTCGGGCCGGTCGGCGCGGTGCTGGCCGCCGCGCTGGTCGTGCTGTGCGCGGGCGGCGCCGGACACCGGGGCCACCGCGTCCTCGTCGTCGGCATCGGCGTCTCGACCGTCGTCGGGGCCGTCACCGACCTCGTGATGTCCCGCCAGAACGACAACACCGCGGGCGGCGTCTTCCTGTGGACGGTCGGCAGCCTCAGCGGCCGCGACTGGTCGGTCGGCACGCCGCTGCTGCTGGTCCTGCTCTTCCTGCTCCCGTTCGCCCTCGCCGCCGGAAACCGGCTGCAACTGCTGCGCTTCGACGACGACACGGCCGCCGGACTCGGCGTGCCCGTCCGCCGGATCCGCGCCCTGGCGCTGGCCCTCGCGGTGCTGCTCTCCGGCGCGGCAGCGGGCGTCGGCGGCCCCATCGCCTTCGTCGCACTGGCCGCACCCGTCCTCGCGGACCGCCTGGGCGGCCGGTCGCGGGTACCCGTACTGGCCTCCGGGCTGGTGGGCGGCGCCCTGATCGCCGGGGCCGACGCGCTGGGCCGGGTGATCGCCCCCGTCGAGATCCCCGTCGGCGTGGTCACCAGCGTGCTCGGCGGACCCTTCCTGCTGTGGGTGCTCTTCCGCCCGGAGCGGGGGACGGGGCGGCGGTGA
- the ispH gene encoding 4-hydroxy-3-methylbut-2-enyl diphosphate reductase — translation MPYFVSSAARSAAATAGPGRVLLASPRGYCAGADRAVVTVEKALDRYGPPVYVRQQTVRNAHVVRALERRGAVFVGATDEVPEGAVVVCPEHGTAFEVHAEAARRGLTTVDASCPRVTKVHLEARRFAREGYDILLIGREGHEEVVGALGEAPDRVHLVGGPDDVPYLRVADEGRVVWLSQTTLSVDETAVTVHALKARFPAVLGPPGDDICYATRNRQATVRRLAGICDLVLVIGSRKSAAAARLAETAVLAGVPAAHLVDCAEEIDPAWLRGMSTVGLTSGASVPEILVAEALDRLAAYGFDDVEVIGAEAGGPEWRPAGVAWLGDDRGF, via the coding sequence ATGCCGTACTTCGTATCGTCCGCTGCCCGTTCCGCCGCCGCGACCGCGGGCCCGGGGCGGGTCCTGCTCGCCTCGCCCCGCGGCTACTGCGCGGGGGCGGACCGTGCCGTCGTCACCGTGGAGAAGGCCCTGGACCGGTACGGGCCGCCGGTGTACGTCCGTCAGCAGACCGTCCGCAACGCGCATGTGGTCCGCGCCCTGGAGCGCAGGGGCGCGGTCTTCGTCGGGGCGACCGACGAAGTGCCCGAGGGCGCGGTGGTGGTCTGCCCGGAGCACGGGACCGCCTTCGAGGTCCACGCCGAGGCGGCGCGGCGCGGGCTCACCACCGTAGACGCGAGCTGCCCGCGGGTCACCAAGGTCCACCTGGAGGCCCGGCGGTTCGCCCGCGAGGGCTACGACATCCTCCTGATCGGCCGTGAGGGGCACGAGGAGGTGGTCGGCGCGTTGGGCGAGGCGCCGGACCGCGTCCACCTGGTGGGCGGTCCCGACGATGTCCCGTACCTCCGGGTCGCGGACGAGGGGCGGGTGGTCTGGCTGTCGCAGACGACGCTGTCGGTGGACGAGACGGCGGTGACCGTCCACGCGCTCAAGGCGCGGTTCCCCGCGGTGCTCGGCCCGCCCGGCGACGACATCTGCTACGCGACACGCAACCGGCAGGCGACGGTGCGACGGCTGGCCGGCATCTGCGACCTGGTACTCGTGATCGGCTCGCGGAAGTCCGCCGCCGCGGCCCGGCTGGCCGAGACGGCGGTCCTGGCCGGAGTGCCCGCGGCCCACCTGGTCGACTGCGCGGAGGAGATCGACCCGGCCTGGCTGCGGGGCATGTCCACCGTGGGCCTGACCAGCGGCGCTTCGGTGCCGGAGATTCTGGTTGCCGAGGCTTTGGACCGGCTTGCCGCGTACGGTTTCGATGATGTGGAGGTCATTGGTGCCGAGGCCGGGGGGCCGGAGTGGCGGCCTGCCGGGGTTGCTTGGTTGGGGGACGATCGCGGGTTCTGA
- a CDS encoding SDR family NAD(P)-dependent oxidoreductase — MSSEGRFAGKVVIVTGAGSGIGAATAHRFAREGATVVAVGRTEEKLRRTVAGAPDGSTVVAHVADISDEAAVTALVEAVTGDHGRLDVLVNNAAVATGGTVEHTDTASWRQIMSVDVDGTFYLSRAAVPHLRAVGGSIVNVGSVSGLGGDWGLAAYNAAKGAVVNLTNAMALDHGAEGIRVNAVHPSITVTEMAGPLLADESLVAAFRQRIPMRRPAEPEEVADVIAFLASDDARFVNGVHIPVDGGLSASSGQPRIF; from the coding sequence ATGAGCAGCGAGGGCCGCTTCGCCGGCAAGGTCGTGATCGTCACCGGCGCCGGGTCCGGGATCGGTGCCGCCACGGCGCACCGTTTCGCACGTGAGGGCGCCACCGTCGTCGCGGTCGGGCGTACGGAGGAGAAGCTGCGCCGGACGGTCGCCGGGGCGCCCGACGGTTCGACCGTCGTCGCCCACGTGGCGGACATCTCCGACGAGGCGGCGGTCACCGCCCTCGTCGAAGCGGTGACCGGCGACCACGGCCGGCTGGACGTGCTGGTCAACAACGCGGCGGTCGCCACCGGCGGCACCGTCGAGCACACCGACACGGCCAGTTGGCGCCAGATCATGAGCGTCGACGTGGACGGCACCTTCTACCTGTCCAGGGCCGCCGTACCGCATCTGCGTGCCGTCGGCGGCAGCATCGTCAACGTCGGCTCGGTCTCCGGCCTCGGCGGGGACTGGGGCCTGGCCGCCTACAACGCGGCGAAGGGCGCGGTGGTCAACCTCACCAACGCCATGGCGCTCGACCACGGGGCCGAGGGCATACGGGTCAACGCCGTACACCCGAGCATCACCGTCACGGAGATGGCCGGGCCCCTGCTCGCCGACGAGTCCCTGGTGGCCGCGTTCCGGCAGCGCATCCCGATGCGGCGCCCCGCCGAGCCCGAGGAGGTCGCCGATGTCATCGCGTTCCTGGCGAGCGACGACGCCCGGTTCGTCAACGGCGTGCACATCCCGGTCGACGGCGGCCTGAGCGCGTCGTCCGGCCAGCCCCGTATCTTCTGA
- a CDS encoding FecCD family ABC transporter permease — MLVAQETGAPVGGTEPPPPRPPGPRRRILSAAVALTALLATLTVLSLLVGTGSSPVARAWDFLMGDPSARADAQLRLAVLDVRLPRTLAAVLVGVSLGAAGCLLQAVTRNPLAETGLLGVNSGAALGVVIGLTYFGVRSSYALLGWALAGGMAASAVVLLLAASGRGAASPLRLVLAGSALGATFHGMTSYVLLSTQSTFDTFRYWTIGSLAGLKTSDTYPLIPLIVIGLLVAFGSARPLAALALGDDGARALGHRPGLIRVVVAGAVTLLAGSAVAIAGPIAFLGLLAPHAARAVTGPRMAAQLALSALIAADVMIAADIFARVAIRPWETPVSVLLAFVGGPLLIWIARSRRLSTAGGTA; from the coding sequence ATGTTGGTTGCGCAAGAGACCGGGGCCCCCGTCGGCGGCACCGAGCCCCCTCCGCCCCGGCCGCCCGGACCCCGCCGGCGCATCCTGTCCGCCGCCGTCGCCCTGACCGCGCTGCTGGCCACCCTGACGGTGCTGTCCCTGCTCGTCGGCACCGGCTCCAGCCCCGTCGCGCGCGCCTGGGACTTCCTCATGGGCGATCCGTCCGCCCGCGCCGACGCCCAACTCCGGCTCGCCGTCCTCGATGTACGGCTGCCGCGTACTCTCGCGGCCGTCCTCGTCGGCGTCTCCCTCGGCGCCGCCGGCTGCCTCCTCCAGGCCGTCACCCGCAACCCTTTGGCCGAAACCGGGCTGCTCGGCGTGAACTCGGGCGCCGCGCTCGGCGTCGTCATCGGCCTCACGTACTTCGGGGTGCGGTCGTCGTACGCCCTGCTGGGCTGGGCGCTCGCCGGAGGGATGGCCGCCAGCGCCGTGGTCCTGCTCCTCGCCGCCTCGGGCCGGGGCGCGGCGTCACCACTGCGACTGGTGCTGGCCGGCTCCGCGCTCGGCGCCACCTTCCACGGCATGACCTCCTACGTCCTGCTCAGCACCCAGTCGACCTTCGACACCTTCCGCTACTGGACCATCGGCTCCCTGGCCGGCCTCAAGACCTCCGACACCTACCCGCTGATCCCGCTCATCGTCATCGGCCTGCTGGTCGCCTTCGGCTCTGCCCGTCCGCTGGCCGCCCTGGCGCTCGGCGACGACGGCGCGCGGGCGCTGGGGCACCGCCCCGGCCTGATCCGGGTGGTCGTCGCCGGGGCGGTGACGCTGCTGGCCGGGTCGGCGGTGGCGATCGCCGGGCCGATCGCCTTCCTCGGCCTGCTGGCCCCGCACGCCGCCCGCGCCGTCACCGGCCCGCGCATGGCGGCGCAGCTGGCCCTGTCGGCCTTGATCGCCGCCGATGTGATGATCGCGGCCGATATCTTCGCCCGGGTCGCCATCCGCCCCTGGGAGACCCCCGTGAGCGTCCTTCTCGCCTTCGTCGGCGGACCGTTGCTGATCTGGATCGCCCGCTCCCGGCGGCTGTCCACGGCGGGAGGCACAGCATGA
- a CDS encoding MSMEG_1061 family FMN-dependent PPOX-type flavoprotein — MPTTAPSPATPAGDILSRGPADRAGHVELRSAEELRELLGPPHQLVIDKVRQRLTPDDLDLLGRSPFCLVSTSDAQGNCDVSPRGDLPGFTHVLDATTLALPDRPGKRRADTFHNVLENPHAGLLYLIPGSKDVLRINGRARVLTDAPFFDAMTVRGQRPTLALLLDIDEIYLHCPASLRRSGVWEPQTWSASG; from the coding sequence TTGCCGACCACCGCCCCCTCCCCCGCCACCCCCGCCGGCGACATACTGTCCCGCGGCCCCGCCGACCGCGCCGGACACGTCGAACTGCGCTCCGCCGAGGAACTGCGCGAGCTGCTCGGCCCGCCGCATCAGCTGGTCATCGACAAGGTCCGGCAGCGCCTGACGCCGGACGACCTCGACCTGCTCGGCCGGTCGCCGTTCTGCCTGGTCTCCACGTCCGACGCGCAGGGCAACTGCGATGTCTCCCCGCGCGGCGACCTGCCCGGTTTCACCCACGTCCTGGACGCCACCACGCTGGCCCTGCCGGACCGGCCGGGAAAGCGGCGGGCCGACACCTTCCACAACGTCTTGGAGAACCCGCACGCCGGGTTGCTCTATCTGATACCGGGCAGCAAGGACGTGCTCCGTATCAACGGCAGGGCGCGCGTCCTCACCGACGCGCCGTTCTTCGACGCCATGACGGTCCGGGGACAGCGGCCGACGCTCGCCCTGCTCCTCGACATCGACGAGATCTACCTGCACTGCCCCGCGTCGCTGCGGCGCTCCGGCGTGTGGGAGCCGCAGACCTGGAGCGCCTCCGGCTGA